The proteins below are encoded in one region of Methanofollis aquaemaris:
- a CDS encoding nucleotide-binding protein: MDLSEASKRISQKFASQSVEVDPAFIEKKLRTLVEEFGVNLAEAEKTVTENIAKEHGLESVPRQTSEQREIGSLLPGEWATVEGKIVGLAKPFSPSISQTGIIADATGAIQFTAWARANAPLVEEGQSYRIESAVVDDYRGVPKLNFHAGTTITLLEENVAALPQVVKVSDLRPGVASMRVKMVQEWEARHERILQTGLVGDESGTVKFTIWKDDDATELEVGKVYNIFYASVSEFQGRLDITLNGARCFPDEEGDIEVGVGGAQYRGAIVSIGPGSGVIKRCPVEGCNRVLSRMNYCPVHEMQSDFRYDLRIKGVLDDGEKAHNILMQREVVEAVTGLSLDDAIEIAQNSPMGMDDVFYRLRDTMVGRYFICAGNDLGDTILVKECSPITYDRDRHAELLNRLGGEDNVE; the protein is encoded by the coding sequence ATGGACCTATCCGAAGCATCAAAAAGAATCTCCCAGAAGTTCGCATCACAGTCTGTCGAGGTCGATCCGGCCTTCATTGAGAAGAAACTCAGGACTCTTGTCGAGGAGTTCGGGGTCAACCTCGCGGAGGCCGAGAAGACGGTGACCGAGAACATCGCAAAGGAGCACGGTCTGGAGAGTGTCCCTCGCCAGACCTCGGAACAGCGCGAGATCGGTTCGCTCCTCCCCGGCGAGTGGGCAACGGTCGAGGGAAAAATCGTCGGGCTTGCAAAACCCTTCTCGCCCTCCATCAGCCAGACCGGAATCATCGCCGACGCCACCGGGGCGATCCAGTTCACGGCCTGGGCGCGGGCAAACGCCCCCCTCGTTGAGGAAGGTCAGTCCTACCGGATCGAGTCCGCGGTCGTGGACGATTACCGGGGTGTGCCGAAGTTGAACTTCCACGCTGGAACAACGATCACCCTTCTTGAGGAGAATGTCGCGGCACTCCCGCAGGTGGTCAAAGTCAGCGATCTGCGGCCCGGCGTTGCAAGCATGCGGGTGAAGATGGTCCAGGAGTGGGAGGCCCGCCACGAACGGATCCTCCAGACCGGACTTGTCGGCGACGAGTCGGGGACGGTCAAGTTCACCATCTGGAAGGACGACGATGCCACCGAACTCGAGGTCGGAAAGGTCTACAATATCTTCTATGCGTCGGTCAGCGAATTCCAGGGACGTCTGGACATCACCCTCAATGGGGCCCGGTGTTTCCCCGACGAAGAGGGCGATATCGAGGTCGGCGTGGGCGGCGCACAATATAGGGGCGCAATTGTCAGCATCGGCCCAGGTTCCGGCGTGATCAAGCGCTGTCCGGTGGAGGGGTGCAACCGCGTCCTCTCACGGATGAACTACTGCCCGGTGCACGAGATGCAGAGCGACTTCAGGTACGACCTGCGGATCAAGGGCGTCCTCGACGACGGCGAGAAGGCGCACAACATCCTGATGCAGCGCGAGGTCGTTGAGGCGGTGACCGGGCTTTCTCTCGACGATGCGATCGAGATCGCCCAGAACAGCCCTATGGGCATGGACGATGTCTTCTACCGCCTCAGAGACACCATGGTGGGGCGATATTTCATCTGCGCAGGCAACGACCTCGGCGACACGATCCTTGTCAAGGAGTGTTCGCCGATCACCTATGATCGAGACCGACATGCCGAACTGCTCAACCGCCTTGGAGGTGAAGACAATGTCGAATGA
- the npdG gene encoding NADPH-dependent F420 reductase, which yields MKVGIIGGTGGIGQGMALRLSQNHTVYIGSRKEEKAQAACEMCGYALKVLGLPFDLNPTTNQGVVDESEIVVFSIPAENLERTIDSLTGLEGKTIVSLMNPMVRTDYFKYNPPEDGSAALKLQKLLPDSKIVAAFNNIPAGKWQKLSEPLDYSVCVCSDDEDAKEKVIELVNTISELEAVNAGPLAVSPYIEAITPLVINIARFSKKRDVGVYFK from the coding sequence ATGAAAGTAGGAATCATCGGCGGAACCGGTGGAATCGGACAGGGTATGGCACTGCGGCTTTCACAGAACCACACCGTCTATATCGGATCGCGCAAAGAGGAAAAGGCTCAGGCCGCCTGTGAGATGTGCGGCTACGCGCTCAAGGTGCTCGGTCTCCCCTTCGACCTCAACCCGACGACCAACCAGGGTGTCGTGGACGAGTCAGAGATCGTCGTCTTCTCGATCCCGGCAGAGAACCTGGAAAGGACCATCGACTCCCTCACCGGACTCGAGGGCAAGACCATCGTCAGCCTGATGAACCCGATGGTCAGGACCGACTACTTCAAGTACAATCCACCCGAGGACGGCTCAGCGGCCCTGAAACTCCAGAAACTCCTGCCGGACTCAAAGATCGTCGCCGCCTTCAACAACATCCCGGCCGGCAAGTGGCAGAAACTCTCCGAGCCCCTCGACTATTCGGTCTGTGTCTGTTCTGACGACGAGGACGCAAAGGAGAAAGTCATCGAACTGGTCAACACGATCTCAGAACTTGAAGCCGTGAACGCCGGACCTCTCGCAGTCTCGCCGTACATCGAGGCCATCACGCCCCTCGTCATCAACATTGCCAGGTTCAGCAAGAAGCGGGACGTCGGGGTTTACTTCAAATAA
- a CDS encoding helix-turn-helix domain-containing protein, giving the protein MKKDAVAYFSTRKRGDMEHHRAIVEEFCKYKFSINRVFTDHRVNSAPPRKREGYVEMLTYCQKHGIKHVLFLNLPSVSRNLDIGLEELKLLLSEEIIPYFAEDDFIANTDDSSARVRDFKNFLAYMNAYREFARKNLPNHARPASQPKGTIGRPRALNDGQIEALITVRRSGISISQICRMFNVSRSTVSKILADYPELKGEWKGAQSSSVAKSE; this is encoded by the coding sequence ATGAAGAAAGATGCCGTGGCCTACTTTTCTACCCGGAAAAGGGGCGATATGGAGCATCATCGGGCAATTGTTGAAGAATTTTGCAAATATAAGTTTAGCATCAATAGAGTCTTCACCGATCATCGGGTGAACAGCGCACCGCCCAGAAAACGGGAAGGCTATGTTGAAATGCTCACTTATTGTCAGAAGCATGGGATCAAACACGTTCTGTTTTTAAATCTCCCTTCTGTCTCCAGAAATCTCGACATCGGACTCGAAGAACTGAAACTCCTCCTCAGCGAAGAAATCATTCCATACTTTGCCGAAGATGATTTTATTGCGAATACGGACGATTCTTCGGCAAGGGTCAGGGACTTCAAAAACTTCCTTGCATACATGAATGCCTACCGCGAGTTCGCCCGCAAGAACCTGCCGAACCATGCGCGCCCGGCCTCCCAGCCGAAAGGTACCATCGGCCGTCCGCGGGCTCTGAACGACGGTCAGATCGAGGCCTTGATCACGGTCAGGCGTTCGGGGATCAGCATCTCTCAGATCTGTCGGATGTTCAATGTGAGCAGGAGCACGGTCTCCAAGATCCTTGCCGACTATCCTGAGTTGAAGGGCGAGTGGAAAGGGGCGCAGTCGTCTTCCGTGGCGAAGAGCGAATAA
- a CDS encoding iron-containing alcohol dehydrogenase — protein sequence MVYTYLNPAVALMGAGAVKEIGNWAQMLNGKKALIVSGKGRHGKALAEEVGALLKEAGVDFYVFAGAEPNPTDVSVHEGAAAYKKEGCDMIVAVGGGSPMDCAKGIGVVATNGGEIYDYEGAGMAKEALPPFITVNTTAGTASEMTSFAVITDTRRHVKMALVDWKYTADVAINDPELMVSMPPALTAATGMDALTHAVEAYVSTIATPTTDAAALMAIELISKWLRPAVANGANLEARDKMAHAEYLAGIAFNNASLGYVHAMAHQLGGFYNLPHGVCNAILLPYVEKFNLIATPERFVDIAKALGENVEGLSTMEAANKAIEAIKTLSVDVGIPATVTELGAKEEDIPTLADNAMKDICNLTNPRVATKDEVMAIYKEAF from the coding sequence ATGGTATACACATATCTGAACCCGGCAGTCGCCCTCATGGGCGCTGGTGCAGTGAAGGAGATCGGAAACTGGGCACAGATGCTCAACGGCAAGAAGGCCCTCATCGTTTCAGGGAAGGGTCGCCACGGCAAGGCACTCGCCGAAGAGGTCGGCGCCCTCCTCAAGGAAGCCGGTGTCGACTTCTACGTCTTCGCAGGTGCCGAGCCCAACCCGACCGATGTCTCGGTCCACGAGGGTGCAGCAGCCTACAAGAAGGAAGGCTGCGACATGATCGTCGCCGTCGGCGGAGGGTCCCCGATGGACTGCGCCAAGGGCATTGGTGTCGTCGCCACCAACGGCGGCGAGATCTACGACTACGAAGGCGCCGGGATGGCAAAGGAAGCCCTGCCACCATTCATCACCGTCAACACCACCGCGGGTACCGCCTCTGAGATGACCAGCTTCGCCGTCATCACCGACACCCGTCGGCACGTCAAGATGGCCCTCGTCGACTGGAAATACACTGCCGACGTCGCGATCAACGACCCCGAACTGATGGTCAGCATGCCGCCGGCACTCACCGCCGCAACCGGTATGGACGCCCTCACCCACGCGGTCGAGGCCTACGTCTCCACCATCGCCACGCCGACCACCGACGCAGCCGCGCTCATGGCCATTGAGCTCATCAGCAAGTGGCTCCGCCCGGCAGTCGCCAACGGCGCCAACCTCGAGGCCCGCGACAAGATGGCCCACGCCGAGTACCTCGCCGGCATCGCATTCAACAACGCCAGCCTCGGCTACGTCCACGCCATGGCCCACCAGCTCGGCGGCTTCTACAACCTCCCGCACGGCGTCTGCAACGCCATCCTCCTGCCGTACGTCGAGAAGTTCAACCTCATCGCCACACCTGAGCGCTTTGTCGACATCGCCAAGGCACTCGGCGAGAACGTCGAGGGCCTTTCCACCATGGAAGCCGCGAACAAGGCTATCGAAGCGATCAAGACGCTTTCGGTCGACGTCGGCATCCCGGCAACCGTGACGGAACTCGGCGCCAAGGAAGAGGACATCCCGACCCTGGCCGACAACGCCATGAAGGACATCTGCAACCTCACCAACCCCCGTGTCGCGACGAAGGATGAGGTCATGGCTATCTACAAGGAAGCCTTCTAA
- the pyrF gene encoding orotidine-5'-phosphate decarboxylase: MTDLVLSLDVTDRTSALSIAAACAEEVDAIKVGYPLVLGTGLGIARDLADLGLPLIADFKVADIPNTNMLICDQVFEAGFSAVIAQAFPGPDSIAACVESAHAHGGECYVVAEMSHPGALTFFSEGVPEAICRLVVENGADGIIAPATRPARIKVLRNLIGEKKILSPGVGAQGGDPAEVAPLVDGMIVGRAIYGAVDPAAAARAYAPYRR, translated from the coding sequence ATGACTGATCTTGTCCTCTCCCTGGACGTCACCGACCGGACATCCGCCCTCAGCATCGCAGCGGCCTGCGCAGAAGAAGTCGACGCGATCAAGGTCGGCTACCCCCTGGTGCTCGGCACCGGCCTTGGGATCGCCCGCGACCTCGCAGACCTCGGCCTCCCGCTCATCGCCGACTTCAAGGTTGCCGACATCCCGAACACCAACATGCTCATCTGCGACCAGGTCTTTGAGGCAGGGTTCTCGGCGGTCATCGCCCAGGCCTTCCCCGGCCCCGACTCCATCGCCGCCTGCGTGGAGAGCGCCCATGCCCATGGCGGCGAGTGCTATGTCGTCGCCGAGATGAGCCATCCGGGCGCCCTCACCTTCTTCTCCGAAGGGGTGCCCGAAGCGATCTGCCGTCTCGTGGTGGAAAACGGCGCGGACGGGATCATCGCCCCGGCGACCCGGCCCGCACGGATCAAAGTGTTGAGAAACCTGATCGGCGAGAAAAAGATCCTCTCCCCGGGCGTCGGGGCGCAGGGCGGCGACCCGGCGGAGGTCGCACCCCTCGTCGACGGCATGATCGTCGGCCGCGCCATCTACGGTGCGGTGGACCCGGCCGCGGCGGCCAGGGCCTACGCTCCCTATCGTCGATGA
- a CDS encoding RPA family protein: MSNEVRFKQQQTYEREPARRVFATELREATYHFKDGEDEKSPAYVLLPTGERCNRIFIIGSMTQKEKRGEQNLFYQFRVADPTGIFFVSASSFQQEAMQQVSRIEPPAFVAVVGKPSVYETPDGRIFVSVRAESVTVVDKEMRDCWVLDAAENTLKRIEGFDQSKDAALTQEHYPALDLKVYRQMAYEALRQINL, from the coding sequence ATGTCGAATGAAGTACGGTTCAAACAACAGCAGACGTACGAACGCGAGCCTGCCCGGCGGGTCTTTGCGACCGAACTGCGGGAGGCCACCTACCACTTCAAGGACGGCGAGGACGAGAAGAGCCCGGCCTATGTACTCCTGCCCACCGGCGAGCGGTGCAATCGGATCTTTATCATCGGGTCGATGACCCAGAAAGAGAAGCGCGGCGAGCAGAATCTCTTCTATCAGTTCCGCGTCGCCGACCCGACCGGGATCTTCTTTGTCAGTGCCTCCTCCTTCCAGCAGGAGGCGATGCAGCAGGTCTCCAGGATCGAGCCGCCGGCATTCGTGGCGGTCGTGGGGAAGCCAAGTGTCTATGAGACTCCTGACGGCAGGATCTTCGTCTCGGTGCGGGCCGAGTCGGTGACGGTCGTCGACAAGGAGATGCGGGACTGCTGGGTCCTTGACGCTGCCGAGAACACGCTGAAACGGATCGAGGGCTTCGACCAGAGCAAGGATGCAGCACTCACGCAAGAACACTATCCGGCACTTGATCTGAAGGTCTACCGGCAGATGGCCTATGAGGCCCTCCGGCAGATCAATCTCTGA
- a CDS encoding deoxyhypusine synthase has product MESNTEECGDPVKQLKLSPGMTADTLVRAIKGAGAYNGGALAQAVDIYEMMLRDEKATKFFGLAGAMVPAGMGGVVSDLIERGHIDILVSTGANLTHDTIEAIGCHHYHGTAVCDDIELRHEEINRIYDIFLPDEAFIHLEEFMQECLTEIPDKTTITISGLLRHIGEHLDHGILATAAKYDVPVFCPAIQDSMLGLQFWFYNQMHHITVDAFGDMKDIIDRCYAAEHAGAFLVGGGVPKNFIFQNKLITPTGFDYAVQLTGDRPDLGGLSGATLTEAQSWGKINEDAAAITVYGDATINLPLIAAAVLERLEQD; this is encoded by the coding sequence ATGGAATCTAATACAGAAGAATGCGGAGACCCGGTCAAGCAACTCAAACTCTCCCCCGGCATGACAGCCGACACGCTTGTCCGTGCGATCAAGGGAGCGGGAGCCTACAATGGCGGAGCCCTTGCCCAGGCAGTCGACATCTATGAGATGATGCTCAGGGACGAGAAGGCGACAAAGTTCTTCGGCCTTGCCGGGGCAATGGTCCCGGCCGGAATGGGCGGGGTCGTCAGCGACCTCATCGAGCGGGGCCACATCGATATCCTGGTCTCAACCGGCGCCAACCTCACCCACGACACCATCGAGGCGATCGGGTGCCACCACTACCACGGCACCGCAGTCTGCGATGATATCGAACTGCGGCACGAGGAGATCAACCGGATCTACGACATCTTCCTCCCGGACGAGGCCTTCATCCACCTTGAAGAGTTCATGCAGGAGTGTCTCACCGAGATCCCGGACAAAACGACGATCACCATCTCAGGACTTCTCCGTCATATCGGCGAGCACCTGGACCACGGGATCCTGGCAACCGCGGCGAAGTACGATGTCCCGGTCTTCTGCCCGGCGATCCAGGACTCGATGCTCGGGCTGCAGTTCTGGTTCTATAATCAGATGCACCATATCACCGTCGACGCCTTTGGTGACATGAAAGATATCATCGATCGCTGCTATGCGGCCGAACATGCCGGTGCCTTCCTGGTGGGCGGCGGGGTGCCGAAGAACTTCATCTTCCAGAACAAACTCATCACCCCGACGGGCTTCGACTACGCGGTGCAGCTCACCGGCGACCGTCCCGACCTTGGCGGGCTCTCGGGCGCGACCCTCACCGAGGCGCAGTCCTGGGGCAAGATCAACGAGGACGCTGCGGCGATCACGGTGTACGGCGATGCGACGATCAACCTGCCCCTCATCGCCGCCGCGGTCCTGGAAAGGCTGGAGCAGGACTGA
- a CDS encoding DUF120 domain-containing protein — MKVVALMGGLRSSAWMSSQSLANALNISPQTASRRLKGLEATGMITRTVRTDGQYVAVAPAGEEELRREYSAYSRIFSPEGGYYVLKGAVISGLGEGRYYIDHPQYREQFIEKLGFNAYPGTLNVRLDPESVRVKRRLEALVWIGIEGFEADGRSFGNARCLPCRIDDCPGAIIEPGRSHYPEEIIEIISPAPLRETFGLHDNDIVSVEVTHD, encoded by the coding sequence TTGAAGGTCGTTGCCCTCATGGGCGGTCTACGGAGTTCTGCCTGGATGTCTTCGCAGTCTCTGGCCAATGCCCTGAACATCAGCCCCCAGACGGCCTCTCGTCGGCTCAAGGGCCTTGAAGCGACCGGGATGATCACGCGCACGGTCAGAACCGACGGGCAGTATGTGGCCGTCGCACCCGCCGGGGAGGAGGAACTCAGGCGCGAGTACTCGGCCTACTCGCGGATCTTCTCGCCGGAAGGCGGGTATTATGTCCTGAAAGGGGCGGTGATCAGCGGCCTCGGCGAGGGACGATACTACATCGACCACCCCCAGTATCGGGAACAGTTCATCGAGAAACTCGGGTTCAATGCCTATCCGGGCACCCTCAATGTGAGGCTCGACCCGGAGAGTGTTCGGGTGAAGCGCCGCCTTGAGGCTCTGGTCTGGATCGGGATCGAGGGCTTCGAGGCCGACGGCCGATCGTTCGGGAACGCCCGGTGTCTCCCGTGCCGGATCGATGACTGTCCGGGTGCGATCATCGAGCCCGGACGGAGCCACTATCCTGAAGAGATCATCGAGATCATCTCGCCGGCACCCCTGCGCGAGACCTTTGGACTGCATGACAACGATATCGTAAGTGTTGAGGTAACTCATGATTGA
- a CDS encoding adenosylcobinamide amidohydrolase yields the protein MRYYYTSDTLFVRGDFRAASTGIAGGVGRVTTIFNHSVPTDFDHTEPSRYLQERAASWGYGPDYFGLLTAVPMRHLCVLQYDFITVFVTAGVTNPNPDPDPARPHTINIIVTSREGLGDGALLETIITATEAKAMALREAGRPFTGTTTDAVVVASEGEEVGHTYAGTLTEVGRRVYAAVLHGVQAALDRQEERVVRERPSYFIFSRYGGDHWVEWQPEGCPYYPCHFEGQACDFCYCPFYPCRDEGLGDWVESSNGGRIWSCSRCTLLHEPEVAAYFRRNPEAALKELKKYRASITDNPKK from the coding sequence ATGAGGTATTACTACACCTCTGACACCCTCTTTGTCAGGGGAGACTTCAGAGCGGCGAGCACCGGGATCGCCGGAGGAGTCGGGAGGGTCACGACCATCTTCAACCACTCGGTCCCGACCGATTTCGACCACACCGAACCGTCACGGTACCTCCAGGAACGTGCGGCCTCCTGGGGCTATGGGCCGGACTACTTCGGCCTTCTCACCGCGGTTCCGATGCGCCACCTCTGCGTCCTGCAGTACGACTTCATCACCGTTTTCGTGACCGCCGGGGTCACGAACCCGAACCCCGACCCTGACCCCGCTCGCCCCCATACCATCAACATCATCGTCACCTCCAGGGAGGGACTTGGCGACGGGGCGCTCCTCGAGACGATCATTACCGCCACCGAGGCGAAGGCGATGGCCCTGCGGGAGGCGGGGCGGCCCTTCACCGGGACGACGACCGACGCCGTGGTCGTGGCCTCCGAAGGGGAGGAGGTCGGTCACACCTATGCGGGCACCCTCACCGAGGTCGGCCGCCGGGTGTATGCCGCCGTGCTCCATGGCGTGCAGGCAGCGCTCGACCGGCAGGAAGAGCGTGTCGTCAGAGAACGCCCGTCCTATTTTATCTTCAGCAGGTACGGCGGCGACCACTGGGTGGAGTGGCAGCCGGAGGGGTGTCCGTATTATCCCTGCCACTTCGAGGGGCAGGCCTGCGACTTCTGTTACTGTCCCTTCTATCCATGCCGGGACGAAGGCCTCGGCGACTGGGTCGAGAGTTCAAACGGGGGCCGGATCTGGAGTTGCAGCCGGTGCACCCTCCTCCATGAACCGGAAGTGGCGGCCTACTTCAGACGCAACCCTGAGGCGGCACTCAAAGAACTCAAAAAATACCGGGCATCCATCACGGATAACCCAAAAAAATAG
- the nrdD gene encoding anaerobic ribonucleoside-triphosphate reductase: MQWSDEHLALAKKYQKLTDIPVEERRYKCHTCNHVVESTPCPVCGETELEIMCPLDHTHCSHEIISGIDYCPLCGAPVCPECGSHDVTQISRVTGYLQDVSGWNAGKQQELKDRVRYTVA; this comes from the coding sequence ATGCAGTGGAGCGACGAGCACCTGGCGCTGGCGAAGAAATATCAGAAACTTACGGATATTCCGGTTGAAGAGCGGCGGTACAAGTGCCACACCTGCAACCATGTCGTCGAGAGCACACCATGCCCGGTCTGCGGCGAGACCGAACTCGAGATCATGTGTCCCCTCGACCACACCCATTGTTCCCACGAGATCATCTCCGGCATCGACTACTGTCCCCTCTGCGGCGCACCGGTCTGTCCGGAGTGCGGTTCCCACGACGTCACCCAGATCAGCAGGGTCACCGGTTACCTCCAGGACGTCTCCGGGTGGAACGCGGGGAAACAGCAGGAACTTAAGGACAGGGTCAGATACACTGTCGCATGA
- the ribB gene encoding 3,4-dihydroxy-2-butanone-4-phosphate synthase — protein sequence MIEDACSALREGKIVLLYDFDDREKETDLIIRADAVTPKDVLTMRRDGGGLICTAIHPEAAKRLGLPFASDLLQGFGAVEHLGDIPYDRKNHSSFSIWVNHRSTYTGIPDRDRATTINAIADQVKSSLNGGGQNFAAEFRTPGHVAILRAAEGLLDDRRGQTELSIALAEQAGVTPAVVVCEMLDDETGLALSKEDAIEYAEKHGLVFIEGKEVLDHWEEVKAAKNA from the coding sequence ATGATTGAAGACGCGTGTTCCGCCCTCAGAGAGGGCAAGATTGTTCTGCTCTATGACTTCGACGACCGCGAGAAAGAGACCGACCTGATCATCAGGGCCGACGCCGTCACGCCCAAAGACGTGCTGACGATGCGCCGCGACGGCGGCGGACTCATCTGCACCGCGATCCACCCCGAGGCGGCAAAAAGGCTCGGCCTTCCCTTTGCCTCCGACCTCCTGCAGGGTTTCGGGGCGGTCGAACACCTCGGCGACATCCCGTACGACCGGAAGAACCATTCGTCGTTCTCGATCTGGGTGAATCACCGGAGCACCTACACCGGGATCCCCGACCGCGATCGGGCGACGACCATCAACGCCATCGCGGACCAGGTGAAGTCCTCCCTCAACGGCGGGGGCCAGAACTTCGCTGCCGAGTTCAGAACGCCCGGCCATGTGGCGATCCTCAGGGCGGCCGAGGGTCTCCTCGACGACCGCCGCGGGCAGACCGAACTCTCGATCGCCCTTGCCGAGCAGGCCGGGGTGACGCCGGCGGTCGTGGTCTGCGAGATGCTCGACGACGAGACAGGTCTTGCGCTCTCGAAAGAGGACGCGATAGAATATGCGGAGAAGCACGGCCTTGTCTTCATCGAAGGGAAAGAGGTTCTTGACCACTGGGAAGAAGTGAAAGCCGCTAAGAATGCCTGA
- a CDS encoding DUF1858 domain-containing protein, with protein MAITADSTILELLQEKPESADVLMRFGMGCLGCAIGRGESIRQAAAAHGIPLEELVAALGIQE; from the coding sequence ATGGCGATCACCGCTGATAGTACGATCCTGGAACTTCTCCAGGAGAAGCCAGAATCCGCAGATGTCCTGATGCGCTTTGGTATGGGCTGCCTTGGCTGTGCCATCGGTAGGGGCGAGAGCATTCGTCAGGCCGCGGCCGCTCACGGCATTCCGCTCGAAGAGCTCGTTGCCGCGCTGGGTATTCAGGAGTAA
- the nuoE gene encoding NADH-quinone oxidoreductase subunit NuoE, with amino-acid sequence MPTVRQIIEGYPKEPRYLLAALQDIQENHTYLSVESMKMVAEYLGVPESRVFSVATFYKALSLVPQGKKVIKVCNGTACHLRGAPKLVEALEKELGIKNGETTDDGLFTIQTVNCVGACAMAPVVMVNDRVYGKVTISQVSEIIEEERKDAV; translated from the coding sequence ATCCCAACGGTGCGTCAGATCATCGAAGGCTACCCGAAAGAGCCTCGTTATCTGCTTGCAGCGTTACAGGATATCCAGGAAAATCACACGTACCTGTCTGTCGAATCGATGAAGATGGTCGCCGAGTATCTCGGCGTTCCTGAGAGTCGGGTCTTTAGTGTCGCCACTTTTTACAAAGCGCTCAGTCTTGTCCCCCAGGGCAAGAAAGTGATCAAGGTCTGCAACGGCACGGCATGCCACCTCCGCGGTGCGCCCAAACTCGTTGAAGCCCTGGAGAAAGAACTTGGCATCAAGAACGGCGAGACGACCGATGACGGTCTCTTCACGATCCAGACAGTGAACTGTGTCGGAGCCTGTGCAATGGCTCCGGTTGTCATGGTCAATGACCGGGTCTACGGGAAGGTGACCATCTCACAGGTCTCGGAAATTATTGAGGAGGAGAGGAAAGATGCGGTTTGA
- a CDS encoding helix-turn-helix domain-containing protein, whose translation MNSELRKQLAEKMAGEITLSDSPGKALKKWRMSFGIPQGVLSERLGVSPSVISDYEGGRRKSPGTAVVGKIVDTILSIDEENGGKYIQRFSKILYNAFDDDDVIYDIHDYASSVPLTEFAKAVEARTLCGSEDLSIFGYTVVNSLNAIMQLSSNEFNRIYGWSTERALIFTNVSTGKSPLVAIRVTPFKPRCIFLQGLDLEQVHPLVPKLAERDRITVLCTSMDVEQIVSTLREKEW comes from the coding sequence ATGAACTCCGAACTGCGTAAGCAGCTTGCCGAGAAGATGGCAGGTGAGATTACGCTCTCGGACTCACCGGGAAAAGCCCTGAAAAAATGGCGCATGAGTTTCGGCATCCCTCAAGGGGTGCTCTCAGAGCGGCTCGGCGTCTCTCCCTCGGTCATCTCCGACTACGAGGGGGGCAGGCGCAAAAGCCCCGGGACCGCCGTGGTCGGCAAGATCGTCGACACCATCCTCTCGATCGACGAGGAGAACGGCGGCAAGTATATCCAGCGTTTCTCAAAGATCCTCTACAACGCCTTTGACGACGACGACGTCATCTACGACATCCACGACTACGCATCCTCGGTCCCACTGACCGAATTTGCGAAGGCCGTGGAGGCGCGGACACTCTGCGGATCAGAAGACCTCTCGATCTTCGGGTACACCGTGGTCAACAGCCTCAACGCGATCATGCAACTCTCCTCGAACGAGTTCAACCGCATCTACGGATGGAGCACCGAGCGTGCGCTCATCTTTACCAATGTCTCGACCGGGAAGTCTCCGCTGGTGGCGATTCGGGTGACCCCCTTCAAACCGCGGTGCATCTTCCTCCAGGGACTCGATTTAGAGCAGGTCCATCCGCTGGTCCCGAAATTGGCGGAACGCGACCGTATCACCGTTCTCTGCACATCGATGGACGTCGAACAAATCGTAAGCACATTGAGGGAAAAAGAATGGTAG